One genomic region from Biomphalaria glabrata chromosome 7, xgBioGlab47.1, whole genome shotgun sequence encodes:
- the LOC106069522 gene encoding uncharacterized protein LOC106069522, whose translation MLLQDLNHDVIVHICSFLGFKDRISFALTCRKVKDAAYEKTLWKHTVVYLSLPTTSSGWPRLYSSLEERGISLLVFRVQHYAAFDTHLPLMAKHWPRLSVIWDDSAPGTPGEPGNSTFVQQLTVQLASVKTLKLSSIGFRLIQLISNVMPLLEHLDVSQSHFDDKCSRYLIDLLPKLRSLNLSNTHITDRGVGLFCGYTLRMIFFHWLPTLPLLSKLEVLDLSQCRSTTRFHWFFLQRLPNLNTIVTCEGHLSEKPDFASIAKIRSLRCLVVKGHKQPGRFLRGLSLSECRLQCLYFGLCDFIDIEMLYFIHGFKDLIYLKIQSVKLTDDGIEFISKFLPQLLVLDITGCVRITKYALVHIRSNLRNLKFLRVLRIPKLKRSHLAWLPSECCVHSNFGYSRNKIDLDMISNHPRKSIWLRKVFNDF comes from the coding sequence ATGCTATTACAGGACTTGAACCACGACGTCATTGTTCACATCTGCTCATTTCTTGGTTTCAAGGACAGAATCAGCTTTGCACTGACCTGCAGAAAGGTGAAGGATGCCGCCTACGAAAAGACGCTATGGAAGCACACCGTGGTCTATTTGTCTCTTCCAACCACCAGCAGTGGTTGGCCAAGATTGTATTCCAGCCTGGAGGAAAGAGGAATTAGTTTGCTGGTGTTTCGCGTTCAGCATTACGCCGCCTTTGATACTCACCTGCCTCTGATGGCTAAACATTGGCCAAGGCTCTCCGTAATCTGGGACGACTCAGCTCCTGGCACGCCAGGGGAGCCCGGAAACTCTACATTTGTACAGCAGCTTACGGTTCAGCTTGCGAGTGTCAAGACTCTTAAGTTGTCCTCCATTGGCTTTAGGCTTATTCAACTGATTTCTAACGTGATGCCTTTGTTGGAGCATTTGGACGTTTCTCAGAGTCATTTTGATGATAAGTGTTCCAGGTATTTGATCGATCTCTTGCCAAAATTACGAAGCCTAAACCTCTCAAACACTCACATAACTGACCGTGGAGTCGGCCTATTTTGCGGGTATACCCTCCGAATGATTTTCTTCCATTGGTTACCCACCCTGCCTTTGCTGTCCAAGCTTGAAGTCCTTGACCTCTCCCAATGCAGGAGCACAACACGCTTTCACTGGTTTTTCCTTCAAAGACTGCCAAATCTGAACACCATAGTCACTTGCGAAGGTCACTTGTCAGAAAAGCCAGATTTTGCTAGCATCGCCAAGATCCGGTCTCTGCGTTGTTTGGTCGTAAAGGGACACAAACAACCAGGACGCTTTCTTCGCGGGTTGTCTTTGAGTGAGTGCAGACTGCAGTGCTTGTATTTTGGGCTTTGCGACTTCATAGACATTGAGATGCTGTACTTTATTCATGGATTCAAAGACCTGATCTACCTAAAAATCCAGTCCGTGAAATTGACTGACGATGGCATAGAATTTATAAGCAAGTTCCTTCCTCAGCTGCTTGTTTTGGACATTACTGGCTGCGTGAGGATCACCAAATACGCCCTAGTGCACATCAGGTCCAACTTACGGAACCTCAAATTTCTTCGAGTGTTGAGAATCCCTAAACTAAAGCGATCTCATCTTGCCTGGCTCCCATCAGAGTGCTGTGTCCACTCAAACTTTGGATACAGCAGAAATAAGATTGACCTTGACATGATTAGCAATCACCCAAGAAAGTCAATCTGGCTTCGTAAagtttttaatgacttttga
- the LOC106051007 gene encoding ankyrin repeat and KH domain-containing protein 1-like → MEETKDQVQLDDSILLRTISSGCLSDINNLLKLCDHKTTPFSSHALNLAVLQACNIGNAHLLQFLLQDGIRLELRDGNGNTPLLISSTKGFTDVVVKLLSMGADINAKNNNGDTALMLATSREVIQFLLENQHLQPHAQNSTGNTALISAIEKSYVEKVELLINAVVNLNRQVSKSTLTLQPGCLVSSSVESVIECAVSQAFESNNTKALIFLISECGAHSTAVIQKPETFLKAVKLGDIQLIELMLDSGLDVDRVHDSKTPLMCAVHLEVINFLLNKGANVNFKTNTTPLINALSWNYFSDIYRAFHPQLSSKEMEEKIILVADSFLKHGAHLEDVDECGCTALIEASKGCFSADVLKYLLDKGVNINKKENEGLTALHFAAKYHKFDLAEVLLKYGALVNLKSCDGCTPLHHAVRDLHIVKLFLENRANVNSEDDLGNTPLSLASKFSGDRVNVVQLLISYGSDVNHKNISGMSPLWLAAQNLNTKCFELLLNAKADLGPDQLQQKSALSILLNKWLPSEQAQRMAETLIDHGASAEFVRPDVIHRLIASGNDGTLVQKLMKAGICPTVLVLKKTIFNWPETSISPLAVSLILDSVDFTHYIINNWYLTKSDIKILSRNKEILNCLEKHKTKTLPYLQEVSQQPMRLELLSFITISSALGSNRDRHQRVRNSRLPVPFQDKLLFTKLEVKVLDAIVGRGLIFLHQLTKYQAEQEDKDSQFYELYVDFCKRYSSCRHDRLSVPSTLSRLGINIKYLKGQ, encoded by the coding sequence atggaggAAACTAAGGACCAAGTTCAGCTTGATGACTCCATCTTGCTTAGAACAATTTCTTCCGGTTGTTTGTCAGACATTAACAATCTTTTGAAATTGTGTGATCACAAAACTACACCCTTCTCTAGCCACGCCTTGAACCTGGCAGTTCTTCAAGCTTGTAATATAGGCAATGCCCATTTACTTCAGTTCCTCCTCCAAGATGGTATCCGGTTGGAACTCAGAGATGGCAATGGAAACACTCCTCTGTTGATTAGCTCCACCAAAGGTTTTACAGACGTTGTGGTTAAACTCTTGAGCATGGGCGCTGACATCAATGCTAAAAATAACAATGGTGATACTGCActtatgctggccacatcaaGAGAAGTAATTCAGTTTCTACTAGAAAACCAACATTTGCAACCGCATGCACAAAACTCAACTGGAAACACAGCTTTAATTTCAGCCATCGAAAAATCTTATGTCGAGAAGGTCGAATTGTTGATCAATGCTGTGGTTAACCTTAACAGGCAAGTTTCAAAGAGTACTTTAACTTTGCAGCCTGGTTGCCTTGTCAGTAGTTCAGTTGAAAGTGTTATTGAGTGCGCTGTCAGTCAAGCTTTTGAGAGCAATAACACAAAGGCGCTCATCTTTCTCATATCTGAATGTGGTGCACATTCCACAGCTGTGATTCAAAAGCCTGAAACATTCCTAAAAGCTGTAAAATTAGGAGACATTCAGCTCATTGAGCTAATGTTAGACTCAGGGCTTGATGTTGACAGAGTCCATGACAGTAAGACTCCATTAATGTGCGCTGTTCACCTTGAGGTTATCaactttttattaaacaaaggagccaatgtaaattttaaaacaaacacaacacCTTTGATAAATGCATTATCATGGAATTATTTCTCAGATATCTATCGGGCTTTTCACCCTCAACTAAGCTCCAAAGAGATggaagaaaaaataatacttgTGGCAGATTCCTTTCTAAAACATGGTGCACATTTGGAAGACGTTGATGAGTGTGGGTGTACTGCTTTGATAGAAGCCTCAAAAGGTTGTTTTAGCGCAgatgttctaaaatatttacTTGATAAGGGAgtcaacatcaacaaaaaggaaAATGAAGGTTTAACAGCACTGCATTTTGCAGCGAAGTATCACAAATTTGATTTAGCTGaggttttattaaaatatgGTGCTCTTGTTAATCTTAAAAGCTGTGATGGTTGCACCCCTCTACATCACGCTGTTAGAGATTTACATATTGTTAAATTGTTTCTGGAGAATCGGGCAAATGTGAACTCTGAGGATGACTTGGGAAACACACCACTATCACTAGCATCTAAGTTTTCTGGAGACAGGGTTAATGTTGTCCAACTTCTGATTTCGTATGGCTCTGATGTCAACCACAAAAACATTTCTGGCATGTCTCCATTATGGCTGGCTGCCCAAAATCTCAACACTAAATGCTTTGAATTGTTACTTAATGCTAAGGCTGATTTAGGCCCTGATCAACTGCAGCAGAAATCAGCGCTGTCCATTTTGCTCAACAAATGGTTACCCAGTGAACAAGCTCAGCGAATGGCTGAAACACTTATAGATCATGGGGCAAGTGCAGAATTTGTCAGACCTGATGTAATCCATCGACTCATTGCTTCTGGCAATGATGGCACTCTGGTTCAGAAACTTATGAAAGCTGGCATTTGTCCAACAGTCTTAGTTCTtaagaaaactatttttaactGGCCTGAAACTTCAATATCGCCACTTGCTGTCTCCCTCATTTTAGATAGTGTTGACTTCACTCACTATATAATCAACAATTGGTATCTAACCAAGTCAGACATCAAAATTTTATCCAGAAACAAAGAAATCTTAAATTGTTTAgagaaacacaaaactaaaactcTTCCATATCTCCAGGAAGTTTCTCAGCAGCCAATGAGGTTGGAGCTTTTGAGCTTTATCACCATCTCTTCTGCTTTAGGTTCTAACAGAGACAGACATCAAAGGGTTCGTAACTCAAGACTCCCAGTACCATTTCAGGACAAGCTCTTGTTCACAAAACTAGAGGTGAAGGTCCTTGATGCAATAGTTGGAAGGGGACTCATTTTTCTTCACCAACTGACCAAATACCAGGCAGAGCAAGAAGACAAAGACTCACAGTTTTATGAGTTGTATGTGGATTTCTGTAAGCGTTATAGTTCTTGCAGGCATGACCGTCTTTCAGTACCTTCAACATTATCTAGGTTGGGtatcaatattaaatatttaaaaggtcAATGA